Proteins encoded in a region of the Deefgea piscis genome:
- a CDS encoding DUF2303 family protein, which yields MPVEQIEAELVSQPSSVAQILKAAQKPFQENVELDAYREGYRPVVFIPNGYKAEYPDFEKHLDTPLRKTATVRLDDAESFVWYLKEHGEAHRTRTYLQADYAAGKVNFTALINDHQSGYTEQNWRDHKALFTPANSVEWKKWTSRNCDVMSQTEFAIFLEDNLANICLIDGLPTATDMMEMVLNFEATNEKRFKSAARLQSGGINFEYIDQEDSVTSSKMKVFERFAIAIPVFVQPIAASDEIVAYRIDCRLKYRIRDGKLVLWFELVREDKVLEAAAKDIVAQIKNDSGFPLIAGDPFAR from the coding sequence ATGCCAGTCGAACAAATCGAAGCCGAACTCGTCAGCCAACCCAGCTCTGTTGCACAAATCTTAAAAGCCGCCCAAAAGCCGTTTCAAGAAAACGTTGAATTAGACGCTTATCGTGAAGGGTATCGCCCTGTAGTCTTTATCCCAAATGGCTACAAAGCCGAATACCCCGACTTTGAAAAACACCTAGACACCCCTCTACGCAAAACTGCCACCGTGCGCCTGGATGATGCCGAATCATTTGTCTGGTACCTAAAAGAACACGGCGAAGCCCACCGCACCCGCACTTATCTGCAAGCCGATTACGCCGCAGGCAAAGTTAACTTCACCGCGCTAATCAACGACCACCAAAGCGGCTACACCGAGCAAAACTGGCGCGACCATAAAGCCCTATTCACCCCGGCAAATTCGGTGGAATGGAAAAAGTGGACAAGCCGCAACTGCGACGTCATGAGCCAAACCGAGTTCGCCATCTTCCTCGAAGACAACCTCGCCAATATCTGCCTGATCGACGGCCTACCCACCGCCACCGACATGATGGAAATGGTGCTCAACTTTGAAGCCACCAACGAAAAACGCTTCAAATCCGCCGCGCGCCTGCAATCAGGCGGCATCAACTTTGAATACATCGACCAAGAAGACTCCGTCACTAGCAGCAAGATGAAAGTGTTTGAGCGCTTCGCCATCGCCATTCCAGTTTTTGTACAGCCGATTGCTGCTTCGGATGAAATCGTTGCCTACCGCATCGATTGCCGCCTGAAATACCGCATTCGAGACGGCAAATTGGTGCTTTGGTTTGAACTGGTCCGCGAAGACAAAGTGCTAGAGGCCGCCGCCAAAGACATCGTCGCGCAAATCAAAAACGACAGCGGCTTCCCGCTCATCGCAGGCGATCCTTTCGCTCGCTAA
- a CDS encoding DUF4041 domain-containing protein yields MEPLLLIPLIVLLFLYIKEKKSHQTNIKLAKLREEELKSIQELAIKEAESKNKILNAENDDLKSNIEKLSKYQSIADIDEEIKKKITESQAIIDRNKTHAQNIENSAKSAAESTIQNANIKATELRNKANALLNSARTESETIANSAKENAEQILKTARTNAAELRNKADQALNAANNQAAEITLRAQNNATSIAGDAYTALERSKEIQATVTAMENVIKGYGIKYLKPTQSLLDDLADGFSHTDAGLQLTAARKNSKLLTETGKAALCDYVEVNRSQTAIAFVTDAFNGKVDSILATIKAENIGKLEQQIHDAYSLVNHLGKAFRDARITPAYLESRLQELKLAATVVALRDQEREEQRQIKEQIREEEKARREYERAIKDAAKEEENIRKAMEKTAAQIAKATDEQRTEFELKLAELQEKLTEAEAKNQRALSMAQQTRAGHVYVISNIGSFGETVFKIGMTRRLEPMDRVKELGDASVPFTFDVHAMMYSDDAPGLERELHRRFNLQRMNMVNFRKEFFCVDLQQIKSSITELTGGDLLKEAPHFTLTAAAHEYRETQAIKHMNQEERNQHLARLLKLETLTPLEELSEEIE; encoded by the coding sequence ATGGAACCTTTATTATTAATCCCACTTATTGTTTTACTTTTTCTATACATTAAAGAAAAAAAATCCCATCAAACAAACATCAAACTCGCCAAATTAAGAGAAGAAGAATTAAAGTCGATACAAGAACTAGCTATCAAAGAAGCTGAATCAAAAAATAAAATACTAAACGCAGAGAATGATGACCTAAAGTCAAATATCGAGAAACTTAGTAAATACCAATCCATCGCTGACATCGACGAAGAAATAAAAAAGAAAATAACTGAATCGCAAGCAATCATCGACAGAAACAAAACACATGCACAAAACATTGAAAATAGCGCTAAATCAGCAGCAGAAAGCACTATTCAAAATGCAAACATCAAAGCTACAGAACTTAGAAACAAGGCAAACGCACTACTTAACAGTGCGCGTACCGAATCAGAAACCATAGCCAATTCGGCAAAAGAAAACGCAGAACAAATACTAAAAACAGCTAGAACTAACGCAGCCGAACTTCGCAACAAAGCAGATCAAGCGCTTAACGCTGCCAATAACCAAGCAGCAGAAATCACACTAAGAGCGCAAAACAACGCGACAAGCATCGCTGGCGATGCTTATACAGCACTAGAGCGAAGCAAAGAAATCCAAGCCACAGTCACCGCTATGGAAAATGTAATAAAAGGCTACGGCATCAAATACCTCAAACCCACACAAAGCCTACTTGATGATTTAGCTGATGGATTTAGCCATACTGACGCAGGATTGCAGCTAACCGCAGCCAGAAAAAACAGTAAATTACTCACCGAGACGGGCAAGGCTGCCCTGTGTGACTATGTCGAAGTCAATCGAAGCCAAACCGCAATAGCATTCGTAACCGATGCATTTAACGGCAAAGTAGATTCAATTTTAGCCACCATCAAAGCAGAAAACATCGGGAAACTAGAGCAACAAATTCATGACGCATATAGTCTGGTGAATCATCTAGGCAAAGCATTCAGAGACGCCCGAATTACACCTGCCTACCTAGAGTCTCGATTACAAGAACTTAAATTAGCCGCCACAGTAGTAGCATTGCGCGATCAAGAGCGTGAAGAACAGCGCCAAATCAAAGAACAAATCCGCGAAGAAGAAAAAGCCCGTCGCGAATATGAGCGCGCAATTAAAGATGCAGCCAAAGAAGAAGAAAATATTCGCAAGGCCATGGAAAAAACAGCAGCGCAAATTGCCAAGGCCACCGATGAACAACGCACAGAATTCGAACTTAAATTGGCAGAGCTACAAGAAAAACTCACCGAGGCAGAAGCTAAAAATCAACGCGCACTCTCGATGGCACAACAAACCCGTGCTGGACACGTTTATGTCATTTCAAATATTGGTTCATTTGGCGAAACCGTTTTCAAAATCGGCATGACCCGTCGACTCGAGCCAATGGACCGCGTTAAAGAACTAGGTGATGCATCCGTTCCGTTTACTTTTGATGTTCATGCCATGATGTATAGCGACGACGCCCCTGGTCTTGAGCGTGAGCTACATCGCCGTTTCAACCTGCAGCGAATGAATATGGTGAATTTCCGTAAGGAGTTTTTCTGCGTCGATTTACAACAAATCAAAAGCAGCATCACAGAACTTACTGGAGGTGATTTACTAAAAGAAGCGCCTCACTTCACTCTGACCGCGGCCGCACATGAATACCGCGAAACGCAAGCTATCAAACACATGAACCAAGAAGAGCGTAATCAGCATCTCGCACGACTTTTAAAGCTAGAGACGCTCACTCCACTAGAAGAACTTAGCGAAGAAATCGAATAG